A genomic window from Tolypothrix sp. PCC 7910 includes:
- the glsA gene encoding glutaminase A: MANQGNLEIVASPFPNVLKELHSKYKSLRDGLVANYIPELAKVNPDLFSICIVTVDGQVYEVGDFEQLFTIQSISKVFAYGLALEDHGRDYVLTRVGVEPTGDAFNAIILDEQSNRPLNPMVNAGAIATTSLIKGAGATERLNRMLDMFKRYIGHDVFVDISAFTSERSTGHRNRAMAHLMLNFGMIDQNIEESLDLYFQQCAVMVNCRDLAVMAATLANKGINPITHEQAVKSCYIKDILSVMYTCGMYNFAGEWAYKIGIPAKSGICGGILAVVPNQMGIAVFSPPLDVRGNSVRGVKVCEELSQQLGLHLFECSSKGSKFDETFCQPPATA, encoded by the coding sequence ATGGCAAACCAAGGAAATTTAGAAATAGTCGCATCACCATTTCCTAATGTTCTTAAGGAACTGCATTCCAAGTACAAGTCGCTACGAGATGGTCTAGTAGCAAACTACATTCCTGAATTGGCAAAGGTAAATCCTGACCTGTTTAGCATTTGTATTGTGACGGTAGATGGTCAGGTTTACGAAGTTGGCGATTTTGAGCAATTATTTACCATTCAGTCGATTTCCAAGGTCTTTGCTTACGGACTGGCCCTTGAAGATCATGGACGAGATTATGTATTGACTAGAGTTGGCGTGGAACCGACGGGAGATGCTTTTAACGCCATTATCCTCGATGAGCAATCAAATCGACCATTAAATCCAATGGTAAATGCAGGTGCGATCGCTACCACTAGTTTAATTAAAGGTGCTGGTGCTACCGAACGCCTCAACCGGATGCTGGATATGTTTAAAAGATACATCGGTCATGATGTATTCGTTGATATTTCAGCATTTACTTCCGAACGCAGCACCGGACATCGCAACCGCGCCATGGCCCATCTCATGCTCAACTTTGGCATGATTGACCAGAACATTGAAGAGTCACTAGATTTATACTTCCAGCAATGTGCAGTGATGGTAAATTGCCGTGACTTGGCAGTTATGGCGGCAACTTTAGCAAACAAAGGTATTAATCCCATTACTCACGAACAGGCAGTAAAGAGTTGTTACATTAAAGACATACTGAGTGTTATGTATACCTGCGGTATGTATAATTTTGCTGGTGAGTGGGCTTATAAAATCGGTATTCCTGCGAAAAGCGGTATTTGTGGCGGCATCTTGGCTGTTGTTCCTAACCAAATGGGAATTGCAGTCTTTTCGCCACCATTAGATGTGCGTGGTAACAGCGTGCGCGGGGTTAAGGTATGCGAAGAACTTTCCCAGCAACTAGGCTTACATCTTTTTGAGTGTTCTAGTAAGGGTTCAAAGTTTGATGAAACTTTCTGTCAGCCACCTGCAACAGCATGA
- a CDS encoding WGR domain-containing protein, whose translation MAEEKTYLELSEANEGSHKFYEVIIKDTEVTIRYGRIGDSGQTQKKTYPTPDKAKAEANKKIKEKLAKGYEHAVMGVRQKRSVTRRAVTSTTSTAQQAPILWKFNSNSAAFGIFIDANRCWVGNQAGQVFALNHQGQVINQFKLPDGVKCLVADDVWIYAGCDDGNVYDLTGKLPRVAYNIDENVDIFWLDINNGLLAVSDANAGVTTIDHEDESQWTRLSQGQSGWMVRCDEAGVYHGHSQGVTMYDTQEGRMLWHQQTGGAVLFGWQETSAVYAGASDQKIYCFSKQGKAGPVYKCDASVYSCATAADGKYVFAGDNSSSIYCFDESGTRLWKLSTGCASALSMQFFENRIYIVTTDGSLACIDASEAAIQAAQAGTIPQAAIIKAPKGEGAAPSAVVETTTDTSQGVIVECFKEGSKLRVRVVSLGYNPNWKVQFPKDIRQDGQRYLVEEIRESASGGFYRAFGDIKKLI comes from the coding sequence ATGGCTGAAGAAAAGACCTACCTAGAGCTTTCTGAAGCAAATGAAGGCTCCCATAAATTTTATGAAGTCATCATCAAAGATACTGAAGTGACAATACGCTATGGTCGTATTGGTGACTCAGGGCAAACTCAGAAAAAAACTTACCCTACCCCAGACAAAGCTAAAGCCGAAGCCAACAAGAAGATTAAAGAAAAATTGGCGAAAGGTTACGAACACGCCGTCATGGGTGTGCGTCAGAAGCGTTCGGTGACTCGACGCGCAGTTACCAGTACCACCTCGACAGCACAACAAGCACCAATCCTGTGGAAATTCAACTCCAATTCCGCAGCCTTTGGCATTTTTATTGACGCTAATCGTTGCTGGGTGGGTAATCAAGCAGGTCAAGTTTTTGCGCTGAATCATCAAGGTCAAGTTATCAACCAGTTTAAGCTGCCTGATGGTGTGAAATGTCTAGTTGCTGATGATGTCTGGATTTATGCTGGCTGCGATGATGGCAACGTCTACGACCTGACAGGGAAGTTACCTCGCGTTGCATATAATATTGATGAAAATGTCGATATCTTTTGGCTGGATATTAACAATGGCTTATTAGCCGTTTCCGATGCTAATGCTGGTGTCACGACAATCGATCATGAAGATGAATCACAATGGACGCGTTTAAGTCAAGGTCAATCTGGCTGGATGGTGCGTTGTGATGAAGCTGGTGTCTATCACGGTCACTCTCAAGGCGTGACCATGTATGATACTCAAGAAGGTCGGATGCTTTGGCATCAACAAACAGGTGGTGCTGTATTATTCGGTTGGCAAGAAACATCAGCCGTTTATGCAGGTGCAAGCGACCAAAAAATTTACTGCTTTAGTAAGCAAGGTAAAGCAGGCCCAGTTTACAAATGCGACGCATCTGTTTACTCTTGCGCTACAGCAGCAGATGGTAAGTATGTGTTTGCTGGTGATAACAGTTCATCTATTTACTGTTTCGATGAATCAGGAACACGCCTTTGGAAGCTTTCTACTGGTTGCGCTTCTGCTTTATCGATGCAATTTTTTGAGAATCGTATTTATATAGTTACCACAGATGGTTCTCTCGCCTGTATAGATGCTAGTGAAGCCGCCATCCAAGCGGCCCAAGCAGGTACAATTCCCCAAGCTGCTATTATTAAAGCACCAAAAGGAGAAGGTGCAGCACCTTCCGCAGTTGTCGAAACCACAACAGATACCAGCCAAGGCGTAATTGTTGAGTGCTTCAAAGAAGGGAGTAAACTCAGAGTCCGTGTTGTCTCGCTAGGGTACAATCCCAACTGGAAAGTGCAATTCCCCAAAGATATCCGCCAAGACGGACAGCGTTATCTTGTAGAAGAAATCCGGGAGTCAGCCAGTGGTGGATTCTACCGTGCATTTGGTGATATTAAAAAGTTAATCTAA
- a CDS encoding 2OG-Fe(II) oxygenase, whose product MSTMFKKVQNKFLRNIYNLPFLQHQAEIEYQKLVKMHIANLPLISAKDKSIVETLNSEGVVITSLAELGISSANKMFQSAQNLMHKISHSIIDDRSGFSVHATSQQMMKHPEIFLWGLEQRLINIVENYLSLPVAYHGAYFRRDIANQVVQKSRLWHIDKEDRKVLKIIVYLHDMNEDTGPFQYLPIPITESVAHLLKYHHGYIQDRTMQQVISPFHYKSCIGPAGTVVFAATGSIFHRGKLPVKSDRFAIFFDYTSRKQKLSFYSTSSLPKEDIALLAKNLSEKQKEYLLV is encoded by the coding sequence ATGAGTACCATGTTTAAAAAGGTACAAAATAAATTCCTTAGAAATATTTATAATCTGCCATTTTTACAGCATCAGGCAGAAATTGAGTATCAAAAATTAGTCAAAATGCATATTGCAAATTTACCGCTAATTTCTGCTAAGGATAAAAGCATTGTTGAAACTCTAAATAGTGAAGGAGTGGTAATTACTTCATTAGCAGAATTGGGCATATCATCGGCTAATAAGATGTTTCAGTCTGCACAAAATCTGATGCATAAAATCTCACACAGTATTATAGATGATCGCAGTGGGTTCTCTGTTCATGCAACTTCTCAGCAAATGATGAAACATCCAGAGATTTTTCTCTGGGGATTAGAACAACGTTTAATTAATATAGTAGAAAATTATCTGAGCTTACCAGTAGCCTATCATGGAGCATATTTTCGTAGAGATATTGCCAACCAAGTAGTGCAAAAATCTAGGTTATGGCATATAGATAAAGAAGATAGAAAAGTACTGAAAATTATTGTTTACCTGCATGATATGAATGAAGATACCGGGCCTTTTCAATATCTGCCAATACCTATTACAGAATCAGTGGCTCACTTACTTAAATATCATCATGGCTATATTCAAGATAGAACTATGCAACAAGTTATATCGCCTTTTCATTATAAATCTTGTATAGGCCCAGCTGGTACAGTAGTTTTTGCTGCAACTGGTAGCATCTTCCATCGAGGTAAGTTACCTGTAAAGTCTGATAGATTTGCCATTTTTTTTGACTACACTTCCCGAAAGCAGAAATTGTCATTTTATAGCACATCATCGCTACCAAAGGAAGATATAGCTTTATTGGCGAAAAATCTTTCCGAAAAACAGAAAGAATATCTATTGGTGTAA
- a CDS encoding fasciclin domain-containing protein — translation MFNWFRASIKSSFLALGVIAATLTPIVISIPVSAQNTVPSADSLTPNTATPGTTAPATTAQATTNLSDVGSDYWASPFIQALAQRNVIAGFPDGTFKPNQAVTRAQFAAMIQKAFNQNTVRQLPAGGFSDVPANYWAADAIRVAYETGFMSGYPGNVFLPNQQIPRVQAIVAITSGLGLNTNSNASNVLSTYYSDAAAIPSYAVNSVTAATQANIVVNYPEVKQLNPQQSLTRAEAAAILYQALVRQGQAQPIASNLPAASYIVAGSTTSTPQPGGTDIVSLAASSSSFTTLTSLLKTAGLADTLQQAGPYTVFAPTDQAFAALPPGTLQQLQQPENRETLIKLLRYHVLPGQLTSSQLSTGQVKTIEDESVNVQVDAANNQIAVNGARVIQANVQASNGVIHAINQVLIPPNLTGQQPGGTNGGTTGGGTTSGVTPGRSTLGGPSYVGVAGNIGLTGTNALSVGNFSVISKLGLTRNISVRPSAIFGDNTLVLVPVTLDFRPQAEPVTGQQRFPIAPFVGAGVAIDTSGDTDIAAMVTGGIDVPLGSRFTATGSVNAAFFDETSVGLILGVGYNF, via the coding sequence ATGTTTAATTGGTTCCGTGCATCGATCAAGAGCAGTTTCCTGGCTTTGGGAGTCATAGCTGCTACATTAACTCCTATTGTAATTTCTATACCTGTTTCGGCGCAAAATACTGTTCCCTCAGCAGATTCGCTCACACCAAATACTGCAACACCAGGTACTACAGCGCCAGCTACTACAGCACAAGCAACAACTAACTTGTCTGATGTTGGTTCAGATTACTGGGCAAGTCCATTTATTCAAGCCCTAGCGCAAAGAAATGTAATTGCAGGGTTCCCTGATGGAACTTTTAAGCCCAACCAGGCTGTGACTCGTGCTCAATTTGCAGCCATGATTCAAAAAGCCTTCAATCAAAACACAGTACGGCAATTACCTGCTGGTGGATTTTCCGACGTTCCAGCTAACTACTGGGCTGCAGATGCGATTCGGGTAGCCTACGAAACAGGCTTTATGTCAGGTTATCCAGGAAATGTATTTTTGCCCAATCAACAAATTCCTCGGGTACAGGCGATCGTTGCGATCACAAGTGGTTTAGGTTTAAATACTAACAGCAATGCATCTAATGTTTTAAGTACTTACTATTCGGATGCTGCAGCAATTCCCAGTTATGCCGTCAACAGTGTAACAGCTGCAACACAAGCCAATATAGTAGTTAACTATCCAGAAGTTAAACAACTCAATCCACAGCAGTCCCTCACCCGTGCTGAAGCAGCAGCAATTTTGTATCAAGCTTTAGTTAGACAGGGACAAGCGCAACCTATAGCTAGCAACCTTCCTGCTGCTAGCTATATTGTTGCAGGTAGTACTACTAGCACTCCCCAACCTGGTGGCACTGATATTGTTTCTTTAGCTGCATCTAGCAGTTCTTTTACCACACTAACTTCTTTGTTAAAGACAGCAGGTTTAGCTGATACTTTACAACAAGCAGGCCCCTATACAGTTTTTGCTCCTACTGATCAAGCATTTGCAGCTTTACCACCTGGGACTTTACAGCAATTACAGCAACCAGAAAATAGAGAAACATTGATTAAGCTGTTAAGATACCACGTGCTTCCCGGTCAATTAACTTCTAGCCAGCTGTCAACTGGGCAAGTTAAGACAATTGAAGATGAATCTGTAAATGTTCAGGTTGATGCTGCTAACAATCAAATTGCAGTCAATGGTGCAAGAGTCATCCAAGCAAATGTCCAAGCTAGCAATGGTGTGATCCATGCTATTAACCAAGTTCTCATTCCACCTAATCTTACTGGTCAGCAGCCAGGTGGCACGAATGGCGGAACGACTGGCGGCGGCACTACTAGCGGTGTAACACCTGGTAGAAGTACCCTTGGTGGCCCTAGCTATGTAGGTGTTGCTGGTAACATTGGTTTGACAGGTACTAATGCTCTGAGCGTTGGTAACTTCTCAGTAATTAGCAAACTCGGTCTAACACGTAATATCTCAGTCAGACCATCAGCGATATTTGGGGACAATACCTTAGTTTTAGTTCCCGTAACATTAGATTTCAGACCACAAGCAGAACCAGTTACAGGACAACAGCGTTTCCCAATAGCGCCTTTTGTGGGTGCTGGTGTGGCTATCGATACTTCCGGTGACACTGATATTGCTGCGATGGTAACTGGTGGTATAGATGTGCCTTTAGGTTCTCGTTTTACAGCCACAGGTTCTGTGAATGCAGCCTTTTTTGATGAAACTAGCGTTGGTTTAATATTAGGCGTTGGTTACAACTTCTAG
- a CDS encoding cupin domain-containing protein, producing the protein MTLPIKEIILAPGEGNHLIVGNSKVTFKVVGTDTNGHLGLFENLIQPGETTPVLHIHRHTEEMFYVLEGEVEIIVGNQTVQGLPGAFVLVPPGTPHTFSNLGNTPAKLLIMFCPAGEREKYFEGLSKLLKEGQAPDKKALLELMRQFDQEPVEI; encoded by the coding sequence ATGACTTTACCAATCAAAGAAATTATATTAGCGCCAGGAGAAGGTAATCACCTGATCGTTGGTAACAGCAAAGTAACATTCAAAGTAGTTGGTACTGATACTAACGGACACTTAGGATTGTTTGAAAACCTCATACAACCGGGAGAAACTACACCTGTATTACACATTCATCGCCATACGGAAGAAATGTTTTATGTTCTAGAGGGAGAAGTTGAAATTATAGTTGGTAATCAAACAGTACAAGGTCTCCCAGGAGCTTTTGTATTAGTTCCTCCTGGAACTCCTCATACATTTAGTAACCTAGGAAACACACCTGCAAAGTTATTAATTATGTTTTGTCCTGCAGGAGAAAGAGAAAAGTATTTTGAAGGTTTATCTAAACTCCTAAAAGAAGGACAAGCACCTGATAAAAAAGCCCTTCTAGAATTGATGCGACAATTTGACCAAGAGCCAGTAGAGATTTAA
- a CDS encoding Gfo/Idh/MocA family protein yields the protein MTATNGKRKIRYAVIGLGWIAQETVLPAFAQTENSQLVALFSEDQVKREELGKQYGVKAFSYEEYENCLRSGEIDVIYIALPNHLHCDYTVRAANTGVHVLCEKPMAVTEQECEQMIRATKDNNVKLMIAYRLHFDQANMQAVEIVQSGKIGDPRIFNSVFSQQVEEGNVRLEPISNGGGTVYDMGIYCINAARYLFQDEPTEVLALSANKEQKGFDEADEMTTAILRFPGEKLATFTSSFGAAPVSTLQLVGTKGDLQMDSAYSYQGELKQQITINNETEEQSYAAGDQFAAEITYFSDCILNGKEPEPSGEEGLADVRIIRAIYQSAQTRQPVHLSKFQRQQRPSAQQIIQRPQAESPELIHAADPSGKS from the coding sequence ATGACAGCTACAAACGGGAAGCGCAAAATTCGTTACGCAGTTATAGGACTAGGTTGGATTGCTCAGGAAACTGTGCTACCTGCTTTTGCTCAAACTGAAAATTCTCAACTAGTGGCCTTGTTTTCTGAAGACCAAGTCAAGCGTGAGGAATTGGGTAAACAGTATGGAGTCAAGGCTTTCTCTTACGAAGAGTATGAAAATTGTTTAAGAAGTGGCGAAATAGATGTAATTTATATTGCGTTGCCCAATCATTTACACTGTGATTACACTGTACGAGCAGCAAATACGGGAGTTCATGTGCTTTGCGAAAAGCCAATGGCCGTGACAGAGCAAGAGTGCGAACAGATGATTCGTGCTACTAAAGATAATAACGTCAAGCTGATGATTGCTTACAGGTTGCATTTTGACCAAGCAAATATGCAAGCTGTAGAAATTGTACAATCTGGAAAAATTGGCGACCCTCGTATTTTTAATTCAGTATTTTCTCAACAGGTTGAAGAAGGTAACGTCCGCTTAGAGCCAATCTCCAATGGTGGCGGTACTGTGTATGATATGGGTATTTACTGCATCAATGCTGCTCGTTATCTGTTTCAGGATGAACCAACTGAAGTATTGGCTTTGAGTGCGAATAAAGAACAAAAGGGCTTTGACGAAGCTGACGAAATGACAACTGCTATTCTGCGTTTTCCAGGGGAGAAGTTAGCAACCTTTACCTCTAGCTTTGGTGCTGCACCAGTTTCTACTCTTCAGTTGGTTGGTACAAAAGGAGATTTGCAAATGGATTCTGCCTACTCCTATCAAGGAGAACTGAAGCAGCAAATTACCATAAACAATGAAACAGAAGAACAGTCTTATGCTGCTGGCGACCAGTTTGCAGCAGAAATCACCTACTTTTCTGACTGCATTCTCAATGGTAAAGAACCGGAACCATCAGGTGAAGAAGGATTGGCAGATGTGCGGATTATTCGTGCTATTTACCAATCAGCACAAACTCGCCAGCCTGTGCATTTGAGCAAGTTTCAACGTCAACAAAGACCATCGGCGCAGCAAATTATTCAGCGTCCTCAAGCTGAATCTCCAGAATTGATTCATGCAGCAGATCCTTCAGGTAAGTCGTAG
- a CDS encoding YbhB/YbcL family Raf kinase inhibitor-like protein: protein MEIRSPAFFIGNSIPFKYTCDGDNISPPIYWEDPPQGTKSFALIVDDPDAPETTFTHWVVYNIPVERRELPEGITPQPKILNGALQGQNSFGGLGFGGPCPPVKHGAHRYFFKIFALDQSLDLPAGASKEELLKAMEGHILDKAEVMGRYAREINS from the coding sequence ATGGAAATAAGAAGTCCAGCTTTTTTTATCGGCAATAGTATCCCATTTAAATACACTTGCGATGGAGATAATATTTCTCCTCCAATATATTGGGAAGACCCGCCACAAGGGACAAAAAGTTTTGCTTTGATTGTTGATGACCCAGATGCGCCTGAAACAACTTTTACCCACTGGGTTGTTTACAACATACCTGTTGAAAGGCGGGAATTACCAGAGGGTATTACTCCACAGCCGAAAATCCTCAATGGTGCTTTACAGGGGCAAAATAGTTTTGGTGGGTTAGGTTTTGGTGGCCCTTGTCCGCCTGTAAAGCATGGCGCTCATCGCTATTTTTTCAAAATTTTTGCATTAGATCAATCGCTTGATTTACCTGCAGGCGCAAGCAAGGAAGAATTATTGAAAGCTATGGAAGGTCATATTTTGGATAAGGCAGAAGTTATGGGTCGTTATGCAAGAGAAATAAATAGTTAA
- a CDS encoding DUF1338 domain-containing protein, which produces MKPQIALHLYSSLWEEYSTRVSYARTYQQMITAVGGTVANDHIALRSLRLSLDTPTGKVNLGINYLEQLATALGYIAAGEYIFPETHLYARHYSHPQQAEFDLPKLFISELIVDELPANIAQYIYQTVSSLDYQLIYSLPSSLKEDEDEKSIAQQSLKMFTRPWKTPQRSVVESVNQVTQYGAWVLLHGYAVNHFTGYVNRQNTAKYPDIDATVQGLINLGIPMKAEIEGNIACGLRQTATQAVTEMVTVLDDSNNAEIQIPWTYAYYEIAQRYPVEIEPGKHKLFDAFLGKNAQHLFEMTRLSK; this is translated from the coding sequence ATGAAACCCCAAATAGCCCTTCATCTCTATTCATCTCTCTGGGAAGAATACAGCACCAGAGTAAGTTATGCCCGTACCTATCAACAAATGATTACTGCTGTGGGTGGAACTGTTGCTAATGACCACATTGCTTTGCGTTCTTTGCGTTTATCTCTCGATACGCCTACAGGTAAAGTTAATTTGGGAATTAATTATCTAGAACAATTAGCTACAGCTTTAGGTTACATAGCAGCAGGAGAATATATTTTCCCGGAAACTCACTTATATGCCCGTCATTATAGTCATCCTCAGCAGGCAGAATTTGACTTGCCCAAGCTATTTATTAGTGAGTTAATTGTAGATGAATTACCTGCTAATATTGCTCAATACATATATCAAACAGTATCTTCACTTGATTACCAACTCATCTATTCTTTACCAAGTTCACTCAAAGAAGATGAAGACGAAAAAAGTATTGCCCAACAATCTCTAAAAATGTTTACCCGTCCTTGGAAAACTCCTCAACGTTCTGTTGTGGAATCAGTGAATCAGGTCACTCAGTACGGTGCTTGGGTATTGTTGCATGGTTATGCGGTCAATCATTTTACAGGCTACGTCAACCGCCAAAACACTGCAAAATACCCAGATATTGATGCGACAGTTCAGGGTTTAATTAACTTGGGTATTCCAATGAAAGCTGAGATAGAAGGTAATATTGCCTGCGGTTTGCGTCAAACAGCAACCCAAGCTGTAACGGAAATGGTAACTGTTTTAGATGATAGCAATAATGCAGAAATTCAGATTCCGTGGACTTATGCTTATTATGAAATTGCTCAACGTTATCCCGTTGAGATAGAGCCCGGAAAACATAAACTTTTTGATGCATTTTTAGGCAAGAATGCCCAGCATTTATTTGAAATGACAAGATTATCTAAGTAA
- a CDS encoding acetyl ornithine aminotransferase family protein yields the protein MLSIPVNLGLPRVPSLVTSLPGPHAQAIIERDRAVTSPSYTRDYPLVVARGEGCMVEDVDGNVFLDMTAGIAVTNTGHAHPEVIAAIQAQSANLLHMSGTDFYYEPMVELAEKLASRAPFPAGAKVFFTNSGAESNEGAIKLARYYTKRSQIVAFLGAFHGRTYGAMSLTASKVVQRQNFGPFVPGVTHIPYGTHASLDYLEKHLFPTILPPQEVAAIVVEAIQGEGGYIVPEDGFLPRIREICDRYGILMVVDEVQSGMGRTGRLFAIEHWGVMPDIITIAKGIASGLPLGAILSRPELMTWPPGAHATTFGGNPVACAAGIATLRLLESGLMANALQMGELLQTGLTQLHEKFPRLSLPRGKGLMVAVDLWDEEGNLDRNLRDRIIQEAFLRGLLLLGCGKAAIRFCPPLVIDSNQIHIALDILSDILSS from the coding sequence ATGTTGAGTATCCCTGTGAATCTTGGTTTACCCCGTGTACCAAGTTTAGTGACTTCTTTACCGGGGCCTCATGCTCAAGCAATTATAGAACGCGATCGCGCTGTCACTTCTCCTTCTTATACAAGAGATTATCCCTTAGTGGTGGCTAGGGGTGAAGGTTGTATGGTGGAGGATGTTGACGGTAATGTTTTCTTAGATATGACTGCAGGAATTGCGGTAACTAATACCGGACACGCACACCCAGAAGTGATTGCAGCTATTCAAGCACAGTCAGCAAATCTTCTACATATGTCGGGGACTGATTTTTATTATGAACCGATGGTGGAATTAGCCGAAAAATTAGCTAGTCGCGCCCCTTTTCCCGCAGGTGCTAAGGTATTTTTTACAAATTCCGGGGCGGAATCTAACGAAGGAGCAATTAAACTAGCTCGATATTACACTAAGCGATCGCAAATCGTCGCATTTTTAGGTGCATTCCACGGACGCACTTATGGTGCAATGTCTCTGACTGCTTCTAAAGTAGTGCAAAGACAGAATTTTGGCCCCTTTGTACCCGGTGTCACTCATATTCCTTATGGTACTCACGCCAGTTTAGATTATTTAGAAAAACATTTATTTCCAACGATATTACCACCCCAGGAGGTAGCAGCAATTGTTGTAGAAGCGATACAAGGAGAAGGTGGCTACATCGTACCGGAAGATGGTTTTTTACCAAGAATTCGGGAAATATGCGATCGCTATGGCATCCTGATGGTAGTTGATGAAGTGCAATCGGGGATGGGGCGCACCGGACGCTTATTTGCCATTGAGCATTGGGGGGTGATGCCTGATATCATTACCATAGCCAAAGGAATTGCTAGCGGCTTACCTTTAGGTGCAATTCTCTCTCGCCCAGAATTAATGACTTGGCCTCCAGGGGCCCATGCTACAACATTTGGTGGAAATCCCGTAGCTTGCGCTGCTGGGATTGCGACACTAAGGCTTTTAGAAAGTGGTTTAATGGCTAACGCCTTGCAAATGGGAGAGTTATTACAAACAGGTTTAACTCAATTACATGAAAAATTTCCCCGCCTATCCTTACCACGAGGTAAAGGTTTAATGGTAGCGGTGGATTTATGGGATGAAGAAGGTAATCTTGATCGTAATCTGCGCGATCGCATCATTCAAGAAGCTTTCTTGCGAGGTTTATTATTACTTGGTTGTGGTAAAGCTGCAATTCGTTTTTGCCCACCTTTAGTTATCGATAGCAATCAAATTCATATTGCTTTAGATATTCTCTCAGATATCTTAAGTTCCTAA
- a CDS encoding peptidase has protein sequence MNRMFRKYHRQIAIALCIPLFLTVLTGMGYTIADEWFHQGELGEFLLRIHTFEILRLGKIYPILNGLGLLGLLITGISMTGLFRKRPEQNN, from the coding sequence ATGAACCGGATGTTTCGCAAATACCATCGTCAAATTGCGATCGCTTTATGTATACCCTTATTTTTGACTGTTCTTACTGGTATGGGCTATACAATCGCAGATGAATGGTTCCACCAAGGTGAGTTAGGAGAGTTTTTGCTGCGAATTCATACTTTTGAAATCTTACGATTAGGTAAAATCTACCCAATTTTGAATGGTTTAGGATTATTAGGCTTGTTAATTACTGGTATAAGTATGACAGGCTTATTTCGCAAACGCCCAGAGCAAAATAACTAA